AACCCCCGACGCCGATCACCTTGATTTTGGCGGGAACGGCTTCCGGTTCCACGATACTGAACTTCAGCCCCATATTGTCCTCCATTGCACGGAGCCCGAGGCCCCCTTGCCGCGTTAATTTATTTAATTAATTTGGTCAACCAATTTTTTACACTGCGACTCACTTTTCCGGTCAGCGGCGCCTCGGCCTTGGCGAGCCGGGACATGCCTTGCTCGCGCGCCGCCAGCAGCACCAGGCCGACGCCCGCCGCGTACATCGGGCTGGCCACCACGTCGACCAGGCCGCCGACGTGCCGCGGCTGCCCCACCCGGACGTGGCGGTTGAAAATCGACCCCGCCAGGTCCTCGATGCCGCGCAGGTGGCTGGTGCCCCCGGTCAGCACGACCGACGAGACGTGCCGGTCCAGTTCCTTGCGCAGCATTTCGTTGTTGACGAACTGCAAAATCTCGGCGACCCGCGCCTCGATGATCTCGCAGACCTCGCGGTGGTCGACGATGACCGTCTCGCCGTCGTCGGGCGACTCGACCTCGATCTCCTCGCCGGCCATCACCTCGCCGGGAATGCAGTGGCCGTAACGCTTTTTTAGCCATTCGGCCTTGGCCGTGGTCAGATGCAGGCAGCGCGCCAGGTCGTTGTTGACCTGCAAGCCGCCGAAGCTCAGCACGGCGGTGTACTTGACGGCGTCGTTCTTGAACACGACCAGATCGGTGGTGCCGCCGCCCAGGTCGATCAGCGCCACGCCCAGCTCGCGCTCCTCGGGGTTGAGCACCGCCTCGGCGCTGGCCAGGGGCGAGAGGAT
The sequence above is a segment of the Myxococcales bacterium genome. Coding sequences within it:
- the ftsA gene encoding cell division protein FtsA, coding for MKRKPGSLIVGLDIGTSKVCAVVAAQRENGVEVIGLGTHPSDGLSKGVVVDVEKTVAAITKAIEEAEKMAQVNIRSAYISVANANVKGFTSQGMLPLRGRNVGIEEIERVVEAAESVAIPQDSEVLHVLPQEYILDNLNGIKDPSGMRGMRLEVNCYIVTIQSASVGNLVQCCHQSGLEIEDVILSPLASAEAVLNPEERELGVALIDLGGGTTDLVVFKNDAVKYTAVLSFGGLQVNNDLARCLHLTTAKAEWLKKRYGHCIPGEVMAGEEIEVESPDDGETVIVDHREVCEIIEARVAEILQFVNNEMLRKELDRHVSSVVLTGGTSHLRGIEDLAGSIFNRHVRVGQPRHVGGLVDVVASPMYAAGVGLVLLAAREQGMSRLAKAEAPLTGKVSRSVKNWLTKLIK